The Conexivisphaera calida genome includes a region encoding these proteins:
- a CDS encoding RtcB family protein, which translates to MIDPYTWEIPKDTREDMKVPVRIYASEALLEKMRGDRTLLQAVNVSTMMGIQKWAVVLPDAHEGYGFPVGGVAAVDAEEGAVSPGGVGYDINCGVRLLRTNLSVEDVKPRLRELLDQIYRLVPSGVGSEGIIRVSTHELDDVARLGMRWAVEHGYGWERDLEHAEEGGRIPWADPGKVSDIAKKRGAEQLGTLGSGNHFLELEVVDRVEDERAARAMGIRGPGQVMVLIHTGSRGYGHQVCSDYLRIMERVMAREGIRLPDRELAYGPISAKEVQDYLGAMASAANFAWANRQMITHWVREAFEKVYGRDSESLGLELVYDVAHNIVKLEEHEVEGVHRKVYVHRKGATRSFPPGSEQVPPDYRDVGQPVLIPGSMGTGSWVMVGLRTSMDRSFGSAAHGAGRFMSRAAAKRKHRYGDLVEELESGGILIRASSKETVVEEAPDAYKDVDAVADATHFAGLAKKAVRLRPLGVVKG; encoded by the coding sequence ATGATAGACCCCTACACGTGGGAGATACCCAAGGATACCAGGGAGGACATGAAGGTTCCAGTGCGCATCTATGCGTCGGAAGCGCTCCTAGAGAAAATGCGTGGCGATAGAACTCTCCTGCAGGCGGTGAACGTTAGCACCATGATGGGCATACAGAAGTGGGCAGTGGTCCTGCCTGACGCGCACGAGGGCTATGGATTCCCGGTGGGGGGAGTAGCGGCTGTGGATGCTGAGGAGGGCGCCGTGAGCCCAGGTGGGGTAGGATACGATATAAACTGTGGAGTCAGGTTGCTCAGGACAAATCTCAGCGTGGAGGACGTGAAGCCGAGGCTGAGGGAGCTACTGGACCAGATATACAGACTTGTGCCGAGCGGCGTCGGGAGCGAGGGGATAATCCGTGTATCAACGCACGAGCTCGACGACGTGGCCAGACTGGGTATGAGATGGGCGGTGGAGCATGGATATGGGTGGGAACGGGACCTGGAACACGCGGAGGAGGGAGGCAGGATTCCATGGGCAGATCCTGGCAAGGTGAGCGACATCGCCAAGAAGAGGGGGGCTGAGCAGCTGGGCACCCTGGGGAGCGGCAATCACTTCCTAGAGCTTGAGGTCGTGGATCGCGTTGAGGATGAACGGGCGGCACGCGCCATGGGGATAAGGGGACCGGGACAGGTGATGGTGCTCATACACACGGGGAGCAGGGGATACGGTCATCAGGTGTGCAGTGATTACCTGAGGATAATGGAGCGCGTGATGGCCAGGGAGGGCATCAGGCTACCTGATAGGGAGCTGGCGTACGGTCCCATCAGCGCCAAGGAGGTCCAGGATTACCTGGGTGCAATGGCCAGCGCGGCGAACTTCGCGTGGGCCAACAGGCAGATGATAACGCACTGGGTCAGGGAGGCATTCGAGAAGGTCTACGGAAGAGATTCAGAGTCGCTCGGGCTGGAGCTGGTCTACGATGTGGCGCACAATATAGTGAAGCTAGAAGAGCACGAGGTTGAAGGTGTACATAGGAAGGTCTACGTGCACAGGAAGGGCGCGACGCGCTCGTTCCCGCCCGGCTCGGAGCAGGTACCACCTGACTACAGGGACGTGGGACAACCCGTCTTGATACCTGGCAGCATGGGAACCGGCAGCTGGGTGATGGTGGGCCTTCGGACTAGCATGGATAGGAGCTTCGGCAGCGCCGCGCATGGTGCAGGGCGTTTCATGAGCAGGGCGGCCGCTAAGAGGAAGCACCGGTATGGAGATCTTGTGGAGGAACTCGAGAGCGGGGGCATATTGATCAGGGCATCAAGTAAGGAGACGGTGGTGGAGGAGGCACCGGATGCGTACAAGGACGTCGACGCCGTGGCAGATGCCACCCACTTCGCGGGATTAGCTAAAAAGGCAGTTCGGCTGAGGCCTCTGGGGGTGGTGAAGGGTTAG
- a CDS encoding indolepyruvate oxidoreductase subunit beta yields the protein MTLGSSGIKERLNIVITGVGGQGNVTAGIIMGEAARLAGLNAVMSEIHGLAQRGGVVSVDFRIGDVYGPIIPDGQVDLVLGFELLESYRALSRARPGTTMITSTERIVPSSVNVGDAKYPDLAALRERALSRGIRIYEVDAPSIALAIGSKLSSNMIMVGAAYGAGFLPVRIDHIKDAIRLHFRESLWDVNFRAVEAGAQEIRRLASTM from the coding sequence TTGACCCTGGGTTCGAGCGGAATTAAGGAAAGACTGAACATAGTGATAACTGGAGTGGGCGGACAAGGCAATGTCACCGCGGGCATCATAATGGGAGAGGCCGCCCGCTTGGCCGGACTGAACGCAGTCATGTCGGAGATCCATGGGCTTGCGCAGAGGGGCGGAGTGGTCTCGGTGGACTTCAGAATCGGTGACGTCTATGGCCCCATAATACCGGATGGACAGGTGGACCTGGTGCTCGGATTCGAGCTCCTCGAATCCTATAGGGCGCTCTCTCGCGCGCGTCCCGGGACCACTATGATAACCAGCACGGAGAGAATAGTGCCGTCCAGCGTCAACGTTGGCGACGCCAAATATCCGGATCTAGCGGCGCTCAGGGAGCGCGCTCTATCCCGCGGGATCAGGATCTACGAGGTGGATGCACCGTCAATAGCCCTCGCCATAGGATCGAAACTCTCCTCGAATATGATAATGGTGGGCGCGGCCTACGGTGCCGGATTCCTCCCAGTGCGCATTGATCACATAAAGGATGCAATAAGGTTGCACTTCAGGGAGTCCCTGTGGGACGTGAACTTCAGAGCGGTCGAGGCCGGCGCGCAGGAGATCCGTCGCTTGGCATCGACAATGTAG
- a CDS encoding phosphate uptake regulator PhoU translates to MSQQEERRLQLTGGSTYIVSLPKWWINSTGLRKGDAVMLIPQPGGGLLVSPISGAYKERRIGVLEAAPLEEHDDVVRKFLAMYLAGYDAIEVRFKGEMVELRSYLKGVIRRKLIGVEVIEESQDSMVARCLLRYSELPLKSIIERMRILSSLMMQDALRAIIEGDLSLAQDVASRDDDIDRLYFLSIRQLKAAISNPAVAGEIGLRSLREALGYRLISKSLERIADHATSMAQVAPLIGKFPQQLSGELSEFGAISLNVVEDAVRALVSMDERTALRAISLAQDVVKYEERLTKEVFDLGAAAIVVAGIKLMLESVRRIAEYGSDIAEVVINMISDRSMEEPSGDRFTSM, encoded by the coding sequence ATGTCGCAGCAGGAGGAGAGGAGGCTGCAGTTGACGGGTGGCTCCACATACATAGTCTCGCTTCCGAAGTGGTGGATAAACAGCACTGGGCTTAGAAAGGGCGATGCGGTTATGCTGATACCGCAACCTGGGGGCGGCCTACTGGTCTCGCCCATCTCGGGAGCATACAAGGAGAGGCGGATAGGAGTGCTCGAGGCAGCGCCACTCGAGGAACACGATGATGTGGTCAGGAAGTTCTTGGCAATGTATCTTGCAGGCTATGATGCGATAGAGGTACGTTTCAAGGGGGAGATGGTAGAGCTCCGGTCATATTTGAAGGGGGTTATAAGGCGCAAGCTGATAGGCGTCGAGGTAATAGAAGAGTCCCAGGACTCGATGGTTGCCCGCTGCCTTCTGCGCTACTCAGAGCTCCCCCTGAAGTCAATAATCGAGCGCATGCGCATACTCTCATCGCTCATGATGCAGGACGCCCTCAGGGCAATAATTGAGGGCGATCTATCCCTCGCGCAGGACGTCGCATCCAGGGATGACGACATAGATAGGCTGTACTTTCTATCAATTCGTCAGCTCAAGGCAGCGATATCAAATCCCGCTGTCGCGGGCGAGATAGGGCTCAGGAGCCTGAGGGAGGCCTTGGGCTACCGGCTCATATCTAAGAGCCTGGAGAGAATAGCGGATCACGCGACCAGCATGGCGCAGGTGGCTCCGCTCATAGGTAAGTTTCCACAGCAGCTTTCAGGCGAGCTCTCCGAGTTCGGTGCAATATCGCTTAACGTAGTGGAGGACGCCGTCAGGGCTCTGGTCTCCATGGATGAGCGCACGGCGTTGCGTGCGATATCCCTCGCGCAGGACGTCGTGAAATACGAGGAGAGATTGACCAAGGAGGTGTTCGACCTCGGCGCCGCCGCAATCGTCGTGGCCGGGATAAAGCTAATGCTCGAGTCGGTCAGGAGAATTGCGGAGTACGGATCTGACATTGCGGAGGTCGTGATCAATATGATATCTGATAGATCAATGGAGGAACCCTCCGGCGACCGATTTACATCCATGTAG
- the iorA gene encoding indolepyruvate ferredoxin oxidoreductase subunit alpha: MSGHRRLLDLREGDSLFLLGNEAVARGLLEAGVGFAATYPGTPSSEVGEVLNDIAQEAGMYFEFSVNEKVALEGAAAASMSGVRSFAFMKHVGMNVASDAFMSLGYTGVRGGLVVMSADDPSMYSSQNEQDNRHYAEMAWVPLVEPSNPQEAKDFLVYAFELSERRGVPVLFRTTTRVSHMRGVVRAGPRKQPSAKGSFKRDPWHLSLLPAVARRLKEELLNKYEVLRKDADSSPLNVIIGGGSEVGAITSSAAYNSLMDALPDLEVKVDVLKLGMSNPFPEELVGSFLRSHKTVLIVEELDPFLELRTRALAQMLGIGTRVIGKMDGYFPPAYEYTPSAVRSSIARALGVPTVDAKPMDLGVELPPRPPVMCPGCPHRATYYAVALALRQLKLKATIFPNDIGCYGMGFYKPFEMGDMTLCMGSSIGTANGFSQVTDQPVIAFIGDSTFFHAGLPALVNAVHNNRHFLLVIMDNSTTAMTGFEPPPNVPYEAGGRPATPISIENVVSAIGVKYVKVVDPYDLRGTLAAVKEALGYSGVSVVIARRECALLRDAEIRRSGEKIPVYEVDQEKCAGCLNCVQDFSCPSFYANDKGLAEIDAELCDGCGVCVQRLVCPPAAIHESKEGRD, encoded by the coding sequence TTGTCCGGACACAGGCGCCTTCTGGATCTGAGAGAGGGCGACTCCCTGTTCCTCCTCGGCAACGAGGCGGTGGCCAGGGGGCTGCTCGAGGCCGGCGTCGGGTTTGCGGCTACCTATCCCGGGACCCCCTCCAGCGAAGTGGGTGAAGTCCTGAACGACATCGCGCAGGAGGCCGGGATGTACTTCGAGTTCTCGGTCAATGAGAAGGTTGCACTGGAGGGTGCTGCGGCCGCCTCCATGTCCGGGGTTCGTTCATTCGCGTTCATGAAGCACGTCGGGATGAACGTCGCCTCGGATGCTTTCATGAGCTTGGGCTACACAGGCGTCCGCGGAGGGCTCGTCGTGATGTCCGCGGACGATCCATCGATGTATTCCTCGCAGAACGAGCAGGACAACAGGCACTACGCGGAGATGGCCTGGGTGCCGCTGGTGGAGCCCTCGAACCCCCAGGAGGCGAAGGATTTCCTCGTGTACGCCTTCGAGCTCTCGGAGCGTCGCGGCGTCCCCGTGCTCTTCAGGACCACGACTAGGGTGAGCCACATGAGGGGCGTCGTGCGCGCCGGACCCAGGAAACAGCCCAGTGCGAAGGGATCCTTCAAGAGGGATCCGTGGCACCTCTCACTGCTCCCCGCGGTCGCACGCCGGTTGAAGGAGGAACTGCTCAACAAGTACGAGGTGCTCAGGAAGGACGCGGACTCCTCGCCGCTTAACGTGATCATCGGCGGGGGAAGCGAGGTAGGCGCGATCACCTCCAGTGCTGCGTACAACTCGCTCATGGACGCGCTGCCCGATCTGGAGGTAAAGGTGGACGTGCTGAAGCTGGGCATGTCTAATCCGTTCCCCGAGGAGCTTGTAGGATCGTTCCTCCGCAGCCATAAGACCGTGCTGATCGTCGAGGAGCTGGACCCCTTCCTGGAGCTTAGGACGAGAGCCCTGGCGCAGATGCTCGGGATAGGCACTCGCGTCATCGGCAAGATGGACGGGTACTTCCCACCGGCATATGAATACACGCCGAGCGCCGTCAGGAGCTCCATCGCGCGCGCCCTGGGGGTTCCCACTGTGGACGCGAAGCCCATGGATCTGGGCGTCGAGCTCCCCCCGAGGCCGCCCGTCATGTGTCCTGGTTGTCCTCACAGGGCAACATACTACGCGGTGGCGCTCGCCCTCAGGCAGCTCAAGCTCAAGGCCACCATTTTCCCGAACGACATAGGATGCTACGGCATGGGCTTCTACAAACCGTTCGAGATGGGGGACATGACCCTCTGCATGGGATCCTCGATAGGCACTGCGAACGGCTTCTCACAGGTGACTGATCAGCCGGTCATAGCTTTCATAGGGGATTCCACTTTCTTCCATGCCGGGCTACCTGCGCTCGTGAACGCGGTCCACAACAACCGTCACTTCCTCTTAGTGATAATGGACAACAGTACGACTGCGATGACTGGGTTCGAGCCTCCACCCAACGTCCCGTACGAGGCTGGGGGAAGGCCCGCCACTCCAATATCCATAGAAAACGTTGTATCGGCGATCGGCGTCAAATACGTCAAGGTCGTCGATCCGTACGACCTGAGGGGAACACTGGCTGCGGTCAAGGAGGCCCTGGGCTACAGCGGCGTCTCCGTGGTAATAGCTAGGAGGGAGTGTGCACTGCTGCGCGACGCGGAGATTCGCAGGAGCGGAGAGAAGATACCAGTCTACGAAGTGGACCAAGAGAAGTGCGCGGGATGCCTCAACTGTGTTCAGGACTTCTCCTGCCCCTCATTCTACGCGAACGATAAGGGTCTTGCGGAGATAGATGCGGAGCTCTGCGATGGATGCGGAGTCTGCGTTCAGAGGCTCGTGTGTCCGCCGGCCGCCATACACGAATCGAAGGAGGGAAGGGATTGA
- a CDS encoding PLP-dependent aminotransferase family protein yields the protein MVSGWRSNLSTAASRLESSPVELAYRLVRTSDTRLINMASGNPDPKIVPVQELSEIAMEVLGALGYESLVYPDAGGLDDLKKEIRLYMAREGVSIPKNYEISVTSGAQHAFKLMSELLGGGDVHVICESPTFVETLAPLKLHSHVHGIPFSSGRLDLGRMEEALKALDPGSSVIYLIPTCHNPTGITMSEDDRHEVLELAEKYDALVIEDEPYRAFSEAQPPALVSLDNGSRVIYVGTLSKVLAPGLRIGWIAAPPEIASAVSMLENYDITTSTLTQHIALESFRHGLVDSTASALRAHYLRKRHALEDSLSENMPPNVNWEPNGCGLFQLVSATGFDAEQHLIDAIRRGVIYVPARRFFVPEGDIGSIRLSLGPPSNEEIEEGTRILAGIISEHSSASSRGAA from the coding sequence ATGGTATCCGGGTGGAGGAGCAATCTATCGACCGCGGCCTCGCGTCTGGAGAGTTCCCCAGTCGAGCTCGCGTATAGGCTTGTGCGCACATCTGATACTAGGCTGATAAACATGGCCAGCGGCAACCCGGATCCCAAGATAGTTCCAGTCCAGGAACTTTCGGAGATAGCTATGGAGGTCTTGGGCGCACTCGGTTACGAGTCCTTGGTGTATCCGGATGCCGGGGGATTGGATGACCTGAAGAAGGAGATAAGACTCTACATGGCCAGGGAAGGCGTATCAATTCCCAAAAATTACGAGATATCGGTCACGAGCGGCGCTCAGCACGCGTTCAAGCTGATGTCCGAGCTCCTTGGGGGCGGCGACGTCCACGTCATCTGCGAGAGTCCAACGTTCGTCGAGACGTTAGCGCCGCTCAAGCTGCATTCCCATGTGCATGGGATACCGTTCTCCTCCGGCCGACTGGATCTCGGTCGCATGGAGGAGGCGCTGAAGGCCCTAGACCCGGGCAGCTCCGTGATCTACCTGATACCCACGTGCCATAATCCAACGGGTATAACGATGAGTGAGGACGACCGCCATGAGGTCCTGGAGCTCGCGGAGAAATATGACGCGCTGGTCATAGAGGACGAGCCCTACAGGGCATTCTCCGAGGCTCAGCCCCCAGCACTGGTATCGCTGGACAACGGGTCCCGCGTCATCTACGTCGGGACGCTTAGCAAGGTGCTTGCACCTGGCCTCAGGATAGGTTGGATCGCCGCGCCGCCCGAGATAGCATCGGCAGTCTCCATGCTGGAGAACTACGATATAACCACGTCAACTCTGACGCAGCACATAGCGCTGGAGTCATTTCGCCACGGCCTGGTGGATTCCACGGCCTCCGCGCTCAGGGCGCACTACCTGAGGAAGCGCCATGCCCTCGAGGATTCGCTAAGCGAGAACATGCCCCCCAATGTGAACTGGGAACCTAATGGCTGTGGGCTTTTCCAGCTCGTGTCGGCCACCGGATTCGACGCCGAGCAGCACCTCATCGATGCCATCAGGAGAGGGGTCATCTACGTTCCGGCGCGTAGGTTCTTCGTCCCGGAGGGCGACATTGGCAGCATAAGATTGAGCCTAGGCCCGCCCTCCAATGAGGAGATAGAGGAGGGCACGCGCATACTTGCAGGTATAATTTCTGAGCACTCAAGCGCATCTTCACGGGGCGCCGCCTGA
- a CDS encoding ornithine cyclodeaminase family protein: MGGKHEYAMELAMISRDTLSREVDIGRIVEAIEEGFLRDDARAEPRIIADTGRGTMLVMAAHDAAYSIVKYIGIYPGNTGLGLPTASSIVLLAESSTGVPVAAVDGSLLTTYRTGATSAVVAKYLLRRESLTVGFIGSGLQARAHAAALRSVLGPRIVRALTYDVDGARAEALASVLRRDMSVEASVAENPDYLVLSSDLVVATTTSRSPVFHGDILADGRHRLIISIGWLDVNSTEIDLETVRRSSTIVVDTEAALSESAEIRNALKSMDAVRERILTLAELLRRARSGKLSPPTGTVLYKGVGTALEDLFAAESVYRSLRNSANKVIL; encoded by the coding sequence GTGGGTGGCAAGCATGAATACGCGATGGAGCTAGCCATGATATCACGGGACACGTTGTCCCGGGAGGTGGATATTGGAAGGATCGTGGAGGCGATCGAGGAAGGGTTCCTGAGGGATGACGCTCGCGCGGAGCCCCGGATTATAGCTGATACTGGAAGAGGTACCATGCTGGTCATGGCCGCTCATGATGCGGCCTATTCGATCGTCAAGTACATTGGAATATACCCTGGAAACACTGGTCTCGGGCTGCCCACGGCCAGCTCGATAGTGCTCCTAGCTGAGAGCTCTACCGGAGTTCCCGTCGCGGCCGTTGATGGTTCCCTTCTGACGACCTACAGGACTGGAGCGACTAGCGCCGTGGTCGCCAAGTACCTATTACGCAGGGAATCCTTGACTGTTGGATTCATCGGATCAGGACTGCAGGCCAGGGCGCACGCCGCGGCTCTCCGGAGCGTCCTAGGGCCCCGGATAGTAAGGGCGCTAACGTACGACGTGGACGGCGCTCGCGCGGAGGCACTGGCGAGCGTCCTGCGGCGTGATATGTCCGTGGAGGCGTCTGTGGCCGAGAATCCGGACTATCTGGTGCTCTCCTCGGACTTGGTGGTGGCCACCACCACGTCCCGGAGCCCCGTGTTCCATGGAGATATTTTAGCGGATGGAAGGCATAGGCTGATAATATCCATAGGATGGCTCGACGTCAACTCGACCGAGATTGACCTTGAGACAGTCAGACGTAGCTCCACGATAGTGGTGGACACCGAGGCGGCGCTCTCGGAGTCGGCGGAGATAAGAAACGCCTTGAAATCGATGGACGCCGTACGTGAAAGAATATTGACGCTTGCAGAGCTCCTGAGAAGGGCGAGGAGCGGGAAATTGAGCCCACCCACCGGAACAGTTCTCTACAAGGGAGTCGGAACTGCGCTGGAGGATCTCTTTGCGGCGGAGTCGGTCTACAGGAGTCTGCGGAACTCGGCCAACAAGGTGATTCTGTGA
- a CDS encoding DNA topoisomerase IV subunit A: MKRRSRASAGNRAAVARLRKLGELVYEQIERGEYPIVRIPDRSVGNIIYDEKLGQYILGPKRFVRTTKNVKHLRAFAQLMWLAYFSKLLSSSHKTSTLRDVFYSAQAYNVEFEDQDESDERITELEALLGMAREEFNVYPEERSSIFGRLTIEYNIPGYEGRKLDLTSHPDGVMIGPALTTADFVETDAEMVIAIEKGGLFTRFIEEKVHDRFKAVLINTAGQAPRATRYLLRRLRNELNLPVYVLTDGDPWGMHIAMVIISGSANAAHLTQLNVPDASWIGVWATDITKYKLPFDKLTDVDIKRLRELSSDPRYSGDPWSSQIDAFLKHRRKSEQEAFAKYGLTYIVDKYLPDKLGR; the protein is encoded by the coding sequence TTGAAGAGGCGCAGCAGGGCTAGTGCAGGCAACAGGGCGGCGGTCGCTAGGCTCAGGAAGCTGGGCGAGCTCGTCTACGAACAGATAGAGCGCGGTGAGTACCCCATAGTCAGGATACCGGACAGGAGTGTTGGCAACATAATATACGACGAGAAGCTCGGCCAATACATACTGGGGCCGAAGAGATTCGTGAGGACCACGAAGAACGTGAAGCACCTGAGGGCATTCGCTCAGCTGATGTGGCTGGCGTACTTCTCCAAGCTGCTGAGCTCCTCCCACAAGACCTCCACGCTCAGGGATGTCTTCTATTCGGCGCAGGCATACAACGTGGAGTTCGAGGATCAGGACGAATCCGACGAGAGGATAACCGAGCTCGAGGCGCTCCTGGGCATGGCGAGGGAGGAGTTCAACGTGTACCCGGAGGAGAGGAGCTCGATATTCGGCAGGCTCACCATAGAATACAACATACCGGGATATGAGGGCAGGAAACTGGATCTCACATCACACCCTGACGGCGTGATGATAGGTCCGGCCCTCACCACCGCGGACTTCGTGGAGACCGACGCTGAGATGGTGATAGCCATAGAGAAAGGAGGTCTCTTCACCAGGTTCATAGAGGAGAAGGTGCACGATCGCTTCAAGGCAGTTCTCATAAACACTGCCGGCCAAGCGCCCAGGGCAACCAGGTACCTCCTCAGGCGCCTCCGGAACGAGCTCAATCTACCGGTCTACGTCCTGACAGATGGCGATCCATGGGGGATGCATATAGCCATGGTGATAATATCTGGATCAGCCAACGCGGCGCACCTAACCCAACTCAACGTTCCCGACGCGTCGTGGATAGGAGTCTGGGCCACCGACATAACAAAGTACAAGCTGCCCTTCGATAAGCTGACTGATGTTGATATAAAGAGGCTCCGCGAACTCTCGAGCGATCCCAGATATTCCGGCGATCCGTGGAGCTCTCAGATAGATGCGTTCCTTAAACATCGCAGGAAGTCGGAGCAAGAGGCATTTGCCAAGTACGGCCTTACATATATAGTTGATAAATATCTCCCCGATAAGCTGGGCAGATGA
- a CDS encoding UbiA family prenyltransferase, with protein MRSRALIEILRPVNDVMIGIAVIAGYLVGGGRAPLPALEGFLTGFLISGYSMVINDIFDVRVDILNRRMRPLVRGDLSIGGAWALALSTLALGMVTSALTGMATLVIAAIFAALAFLYSAKLKMMGLAGNIVVALSMAIPFLYGGVMGGINYLLVFVMFSTSFLTGLSREVLKAIADVKGDAASGIRSLPATAGVEVSAVLSAALIALAVPIAYIPVIAGLRSPWYVSGVSIASLIFILMAIDISKLRDPQRAYVMKKRMLIPMAIGLITYVVQGLLLA; from the coding sequence ATGCGGTCGAGGGCGCTCATCGAGATACTCAGGCCGGTTAACGACGTCATGATAGGGATAGCCGTCATAGCGGGTTATCTGGTGGGAGGGGGTCGCGCGCCGTTGCCAGCGCTCGAGGGCTTCTTGACGGGCTTCCTGATATCCGGGTACTCCATGGTGATCAACGACATATTCGACGTGCGTGTGGACATACTCAATCGCAGGATGAGGCCGCTCGTCAGGGGCGACTTGAGCATCGGCGGCGCGTGGGCGCTGGCTCTGTCGACGCTCGCGCTTGGCATGGTAACCTCAGCGCTCACCGGGATGGCCACGCTGGTGATAGCCGCAATATTCGCCGCGCTCGCTTTCCTTTACAGCGCCAAGCTGAAGATGATGGGTCTGGCCGGCAATATAGTGGTAGCGCTCTCCATGGCTATACCATTTCTATATGGGGGGGTGATGGGCGGCATAAACTATCTCCTAGTGTTCGTGATGTTCTCCACGTCATTTCTGACAGGTCTCTCGAGGGAGGTGCTCAAGGCGATAGCGGATGTCAAGGGCGACGCCGCCTCTGGGATTCGTAGCTTGCCGGCGACCGCTGGTGTGGAGGTCTCCGCGGTTCTCTCGGCGGCGCTGATAGCTTTAGCCGTGCCGATAGCGTACATACCGGTGATCGCCGGCCTCCGTAGTCCATGGTACGTGTCCGGGGTCAGCATAGCATCGCTGATCTTCATCCTGATGGCTATTGATATTTCCAAGTTGCGCGATCCCCAGAGGGCCTATGTCATGAAGAAGAGGATGCTCATACCGATGGCCATAGGGCTTATAACATACGTAGTGCAGGGCCTACTGTTAGCTTGA
- the endA gene encoding tRNA-intron lyase, with protein MEPLVELRLVPDGRFSACGDSVGWLVERGYGYGPEHGNSGCRTLEVYEALYLLERGDAIVIGPDGSRLGSLDLMRLGARRDDVFLTKYIVYRDLRNRGYVVREGYGIGNDLRVYRRGEYGREDARYLVMALEEGSRMPASRLTRSYLRALNLGKDLILAVVESRGDVVYYSIAQFNVRGMS; from the coding sequence ATGGAGCCCCTGGTCGAGCTGCGATTAGTGCCTGATGGAAGGTTCTCCGCATGCGGGGACTCCGTTGGGTGGCTAGTAGAAAGGGGATACGGGTATGGGCCCGAGCACGGTAACTCGGGTTGCCGCACACTTGAGGTGTACGAGGCGTTGTACCTGCTGGAGAGAGGAGATGCGATAGTCATAGGACCGGACGGATCGAGGCTGGGGTCGCTCGACTTAATGAGGCTCGGAGCAAGGCGCGACGATGTGTTCCTGACTAAGTACATAGTATACCGGGACCTCAGGAACAGGGGGTACGTGGTCCGCGAGGGTTACGGAATAGGGAATGATCTCAGGGTTTACCGTCGCGGCGAGTACGGACGGGAGGATGCCAGATATCTGGTGATGGCCCTCGAGGAGGGCAGCCGCATGCCTGCCTCTAGGCTGACAAGGAGTTATCTGAGGGCTCTTAACCTCGGGAAGGATCTTATATTGGCGGTCGTGGAGAGCCGCGGTGACGTGGTCTATTATTCCATAGCGCAATTCAACGTCAGAGGGATGTCGTAG